One stretch of Rosistilla oblonga DNA includes these proteins:
- a CDS encoding cold-shock protein has translation MAEGTIKRVTDKGFGFIDTGGAKDLFFHSSALEGVRFDDLREGQRVSFEEGRGPKGPCAENVKVL, from the coding sequence ATGGCTGAAGGCACAATCAAACGCGTAACCGACAAAGGGTTCGGATTTATCGACACTGGAGGTGCAAAGGATTTGTTTTTCCATTCCTCCGCATTGGAAGGTGTAAGATTCGACGACCTACGCGAAGGCCAACGCGTTTCGTTTGAAGAAGGCCGCGGCCCTAAGGGTCCTTGCGCCGAGAACGTAAAGGTTCTCTAA